The following proteins come from a genomic window of Brachionichthys hirsutus isolate HB-005 chromosome 20, CSIRO-AGI_Bhir_v1, whole genome shotgun sequence:
- the fosab gene encoding v-fos FBJ murine osteosarcoma viral oncogene homolog Ab has translation MMFTAFNTEGDSSSRCSTASPSVDNLTYYASPAESYSSMSSPQSQDFSDLTASCASFVPSVTAISTSPDLQWMVQPLISSVAPSHKAPPYRPSPAYSRPAMRSAASKAHNSIKRGRAEQSTPEEDDKKRVRRERNKQAAAKCRNRRRELTDTLQAETDELEDEKSNLQNDIAKLLKERERLEFILAAHQPVCKIPSDLDTDFPLVSVPPCLATEASSRRQTTAQDASSNASPPPTFTSTSNSIFSTATSNGVVKMTDLDTSVLEESLDLLTKTETETVRSVPEVDLSNSIYTTQDWEPLHTPLCNSDFERLCMPVATSSPACTTFTSSFMFTFPEAETFPTCGIAHRRGSNSNDHSSDSLSSPTLLAL, from the exons ATGATGTTTACCGCTTTCAACACGGAGGGCGACTCGTCCTCCCGCTGCAGCACCGCGTCACCGTCGGTGGACAACCTGACGTATTACGCGTCGCCGGCGGAATCTTACTCGAGCATGAGTTCGCCTCAGTCTCAG GACTTCTCTGACCTGACAGCATCGTGTGCCTCCTTCGTCCCCTCCGTCACAGCCATTTCAACAAGCCCCGACTTGCAGTGGATGGTTCAGCCTCTGATCTCTTCGGTGGCCCCGTCTCACAAAGCTCCTCCATACAGGCCCAGTCCTGCTTACTCGAGACCAGCCATGAGGTCTGCAGCATCAAAGGCCCACAACTCTATCAAGAGGGGCAGGGCGGAACAG TCGACACCCGAGGAGGACGACAAGAAAAGAGTTCGCAGAGAGCGGAACAAGCAGGCTGCAGCGAAATGTCGCAACAGAAGAAGAGAGCTCACGGACACTCTGCAGGCT GAAACCGACGAGCTGGAGGATGAAAAGTCCAACCTGCAAAACGATATTGCGAAACtcctgaaggagagagagaggctcgaGTTTATTCTGGCTGCTCACCAACCCGTCTGCAAAATCCCCTCAGACCTGGACACGGACTTCCCGTTGGTCTCCGTGCCTCCCTGCCTCGCCACCGAGGCGTCCTCTCGGCGACAGACTACAGCTCAAGATGCATCCTCCAATGCTTCCCCTCCACCAACATTTACCTCGACTTCAAACTCCATCTTCTCCACCGCTACATCCAACGGCGTGGTCAAGATGACGGACCTGGACACCTCTGTCCTCGAGGAGTCTCTGGATCTGCTCAcgaagacggagacggagacagtgCGGTCGGTGCCTGAGGTCGACCTGTCCAACTCCATCTACACAACTCAGGATTGGGAGCCCCTTCACACTCCGCTCTGTAATAGTGACTTTGAGCGCCTGTGCATGCCCGTGGCGACCTCCTCACCCGCCTGCACCACCTTCACGTCTTCTTTCATGTTCACCTTCCCAGAGGCGGAGACCTTCCCCACTTGTGGCATTGCCCACAGGAGAGGAAGCAACAGCAATGACCATTCCTCTGATTCGCTCAGCTCTCCCACGCTGCTAGCCCTTTGA